A genomic segment from Hippoglossus stenolepis isolate QCI-W04-F060 chromosome 3, HSTE1.2, whole genome shotgun sequence encodes:
- the slmapa gene encoding sarcolemma associated protein a isoform X3 — MPSALAVFTCRPNSHPFQERHVYLEEPVKIGRSVARCRPAQNNATFDCKVLSRNHALVWFDHKTGKFYLQDTKSSNGTFINSQRLSRGSEESPPCEVLSGDIIQFGVDVTENTRKVTHGCIVSTIKLFLPDGMEARRRSDVIQAPLPLPVDKVAANTPSMYSQELFQLSQYLQEALHREQMLEQKLATLQRLLSTTQEASESSWQALIDEDRLLSRLEVMGSQLQAYSKSQTEEGIRKELLALQEDKHNYETTAKESLRRVLQEKIEVVRKLSEVERSLSNTEDECTHLKEMSERSQEELRELANKYNAAVNEMKELTDKIKAAEGRQEELTQRGATEKRELELRIEEMEEKEQVLQARIEALQADNDFSNERLAALQDVDIDSHGPVEEPVEDKQSQQTPESHEEDEDEDDTDTDDGAVGEDEDIDDNCHVNNSGGDSTRIQQLIECPPVKQLKETVSSSIHKLANFDEVLDAHLQNNQTGEDDILASPDRLKGNQMDAKESDMSDTLSPSKDRSSDDTSDGNMDDQELNEPQNRVALLKAELHRVGLEPGDTEQVIHHLHRELLEAQELANTGKQKCQELQALLEEERRSNSQMTEESTKQIQYLQTQLGKLQADMEALREQRESTICSTRDELYSAQEEILVLRHAMEAATAEREREISALQADLGGVRVELDHWRNTAAKYEEEIRRLQEAFTQQQKQQNTANQLQVECGTLQQRCVCLQQDCDGLRDERKSLTDKLHHLEAELSSTREQSLVLSSSLESLEKREEVLQDKLGSLENQHLQDAGRLKSQLDQAQARTHTLQTEYEDTQSQLLDLRQRYERTEQEKLNIHQELEQCRSSLKLLQDKTSSSGWSPWMPVIAVMVAVTAAVLYPNLSKSSST, encoded by the exons ttCTACCTGCAGGACACGAAAAGCAGCAACGGGACATTCATCAACAGCCAGAGGTTGAGTCGTGGCTCAGAAGAGAGTCCACCCTGCGAGGTCCTCTCTGGAGACATCATTCAGTTTGGTGTCGACGTCACTGAGAACACACGCAAAG TCACCCATGGCTGCATTGTGTCAACAATCAAGCTCTTCTTACCCGATGGGATGGAGGCACGCCGTCGAAGCGA TGTCATCCAAGCTCCGTTACCACTACCTGTagacaag GTTGCAGCCAACACTCCCAGTATGTATTCTCAGGAACTGTTCCAGCTCTCCCAGTATCTGCAg gaGGCCTTACACAGAGAGCAGATGTTGGAGCAGAAGCTCGCCACTTTGCAGCGTCTGTTATCCACAACTCAGGAGGCCTCAGAGAGCAGCTGGCAG GCACTGATTGATGAGGACCGTCTGCTCTCCAGACTGGAAGTGATGGGCAGTCAGCTACAGGCTTACTCTAAg TCCCAGACGGAGGAGGGGATCCGTAAGGAGCTCTTGGCTCTtcaggaagacaaacacaactACGAGACGACAGCGAAGGAGTCTCTGAGGAGagtcctgcaggagaaaatcGAAGTGGTCAGGAAGCTGTCAGAGGTTGAG CGTTCACTCAGTAACACGGAGGATGAGTGCACCCACCTGAAGGAAATGTCTGAGAGGagccaggaggagctgagggagctCGCTAACAAGTACAACGCCGCCGTCAATGAGATGAAAGAGCTCACAGACAAAATCAAG gCGGCTGAGGGACGGCAGGAGGAGCTGACCCAGCGGGGAGCGACGGAGAAGAGGGAGTTGGAGCTGCGGAttgaggagatggaggagaaggagcaggttCTCCAGGCTCGCATCGAGGCTCTGCAGGCCGATAACGACTTCAGCAATGAGAGGCTCGCTGCTCTGCAgg ATGTCGACATTGACTCCCACGGACCCGTAGAGGAGCCTGTGGAGGACAAACAGAGCCAGCAGACACCTGAGAGCCAcgaggaagacgaggatgaGGACGATACAGACACTGATGATGGTGCTGTCGGTGAAGATGAAGATATTGATG ACAACTGTCATGTTAACAACAGCGGAGGAGACTCGACTAGAATCCAACAGTTGATTGAGTGTCCGC CGGTCAAACAGCTGAAGGAGACTGTTAGTTCTTCAATCCACAAACTGGCCAACTTTGATG aagTGTTGGACGCACACCTACAGAACAACCAGACAGGAGAGGACGACATCCTGGCCAGCCCCGATCGACTCAAag ggaATCAGATGGATGCCAAAGAGTCAGACATGTCAGACACTCTGAGTCCGAGCAAAGATCGCAGTAGTGACGACACGTCAG acgGCAACATGGACGACCAGGAACTGAACGAACCACAGAACAGAGTAGCTCTGCTCAAAG ctgagTTGCATCGGGTTGGTCTAGAGCCTGGAGACACGGAGCAGGTCATCCACCATCTCCACAGAGAGCTTCTGGAGGCCCAGGAATTAGCCAACACCGGCAAGCAGAAATGTCAGGAGCTACAAG cgctgttggaggaggagaggaggagtaaCTCTCAGATGACTGAAGAGTCGACCAAACAGATCCAGTACCTGCAGa ctcAGCTCGGGAAGCTGCAGGCCGACATGGAGGCTttgagggagcagagggagagcaCCATCTGCAGCACCAGAGACGAGCTCTACTCCGCCCAGGAGGAG ATCCTCGTTCTGCGGCACGCCATGGAGGCAGCCACGGCGGAGCGGGAGCGGGAAATCTCCGCCCTGCAGGCTGACCTGGGCGGTGTGCGCGTTGAGCTGGACCACTGGAGGAACACTGCCGCCAAGTACGAGGAGGAGATCAGGCGACTTCAGGAGGCCTTcacacagcagcaaaaacagcagaacactGCCAACCAGCTGCAgg TGGAGTGTGGTACGTTGCAGcagcgctgtgtgtgtttgcagcaggaCTGTGACGGCctgagagatgagaggaaatcTCTCACAGACAAACTGCACCACCTGGAGGCTGAGCTgagcag cacCAGGGAACAGAGTCTGGTCCtcagcagcagtctggagtctctggagaagagggaggaggttCTGCAGGACAAACTGGGTTCTCTGGAGAACCAACACCTGCAGGACGCAGGCAGGCTGAAGAGCCAGCTGGACCAGGCCCAggcccgcacacacacactgcagacagag tatgaAGACACACAGTCTCAGCTGTTGGACCTCCGTCAGCGCTATGAGCgaacagagcaggagaagcTGAACATCCACCAGGAGCTGGAGCAGTGCAGGAGCAGCCTGAAGCTACTGCAGGACAAAACCAGCTcc AGCGGCTGGAGCCCCTGGATGCCGGTCATCGCAGTGATGGTCGCCGTGACGGCAGCCGTCCTCTACCCCAACCTCTCCAAGAGCAGCTCCACTTAg
- the slmapa gene encoding sarcolemma associated protein a isoform X5 has translation MPSALAVFTCRPNSHPFQERHVYLEEPVKIGRSVARCRPAQNNATFDCKVLSRNHALVWFDHKTGKFYLQDTKSSNGTFINSQRLSRGSEESPPCEVLSGDIIQFGVDVTENTRKVTHGCIVSTIKLFLPDGMEARRRSDVIQAPLPLPVDKVAANTPSMYSQELFQLSQYLQEALHREQMLEQKLATLQRLLSTTQEASESSWQALIDEDRLLSRLEVMGSQLQAYSKSQTEEGIRKELLALQEDKHNYETTAKESLRRVLQEKIEVVRKLSEVERSLSNTEDECTHLKEMSERSQEELRELANKYNAAVNEMKELTDKIKAAEGRQEELTQRGATEKRELELRIEEMEEKEQVLQARIEALQADNDFSNERLAALQVRLEQLQEKSIKENNSLDNCHVNNSGGDSTRIQQLIECPPVKQLKETVSSSIHKLANFDEVLDAHLQNNQTGEDDILASPDRLKGNQMDAKESDMSDTLSPSKDRSSDDTSDGNMDDQELNEPQNRVALLKAELHRVGLEPGDTEQVIHHLHRELLEAQELANTGKQKCQELQALLEEERRSNSQMTEESTKQIQYLQTQLGKLQADMEALREQRESTICSTRDELYSAQEEILVLRHAMEAATAEREREISALQADLGGVRVELDHWRNTAAKYEEEIRRLQEAFTQQQKQQNTANQLQVECGTLQQRCVCLQQDCDGLRDERKSLTDKLHHLEAELSSTREQSLVLSSSLESLEKREEVLQDKLGSLENQHLQDAGRLKSQLDQAQARTHTLQTEYEDTQSQLLDLRQRYERTEQEKLNIHQELEQCRSSLKLLQDKTSSSGWSPWMPVIAVMVAVTAAVLYPNLSKSSST, from the exons ttCTACCTGCAGGACACGAAAAGCAGCAACGGGACATTCATCAACAGCCAGAGGTTGAGTCGTGGCTCAGAAGAGAGTCCACCCTGCGAGGTCCTCTCTGGAGACATCATTCAGTTTGGTGTCGACGTCACTGAGAACACACGCAAAG TCACCCATGGCTGCATTGTGTCAACAATCAAGCTCTTCTTACCCGATGGGATGGAGGCACGCCGTCGAAGCGA TGTCATCCAAGCTCCGTTACCACTACCTGTagacaag GTTGCAGCCAACACTCCCAGTATGTATTCTCAGGAACTGTTCCAGCTCTCCCAGTATCTGCAg gaGGCCTTACACAGAGAGCAGATGTTGGAGCAGAAGCTCGCCACTTTGCAGCGTCTGTTATCCACAACTCAGGAGGCCTCAGAGAGCAGCTGGCAG GCACTGATTGATGAGGACCGTCTGCTCTCCAGACTGGAAGTGATGGGCAGTCAGCTACAGGCTTACTCTAAg TCCCAGACGGAGGAGGGGATCCGTAAGGAGCTCTTGGCTCTtcaggaagacaaacacaactACGAGACGACAGCGAAGGAGTCTCTGAGGAGagtcctgcaggagaaaatcGAAGTGGTCAGGAAGCTGTCAGAGGTTGAG CGTTCACTCAGTAACACGGAGGATGAGTGCACCCACCTGAAGGAAATGTCTGAGAGGagccaggaggagctgagggagctCGCTAACAAGTACAACGCCGCCGTCAATGAGATGAAAGAGCTCACAGACAAAATCAAG gCGGCTGAGGGACGGCAGGAGGAGCTGACCCAGCGGGGAGCGACGGAGAAGAGGGAGTTGGAGCTGCGGAttgaggagatggaggagaaggagcaggttCTCCAGGCTCGCATCGAGGCTCTGCAGGCCGATAACGACTTCAGCAATGAGAGGCTCGCTGCTCTGCAgg tgCGGTTAGAACAGCTACAAGAGAAAAGCATAAAAGAGAACAACAGCCTGG ACAACTGTCATGTTAACAACAGCGGAGGAGACTCGACTAGAATCCAACAGTTGATTGAGTGTCCGC CGGTCAAACAGCTGAAGGAGACTGTTAGTTCTTCAATCCACAAACTGGCCAACTTTGATG aagTGTTGGACGCACACCTACAGAACAACCAGACAGGAGAGGACGACATCCTGGCCAGCCCCGATCGACTCAAag ggaATCAGATGGATGCCAAAGAGTCAGACATGTCAGACACTCTGAGTCCGAGCAAAGATCGCAGTAGTGACGACACGTCAG acgGCAACATGGACGACCAGGAACTGAACGAACCACAGAACAGAGTAGCTCTGCTCAAAG ctgagTTGCATCGGGTTGGTCTAGAGCCTGGAGACACGGAGCAGGTCATCCACCATCTCCACAGAGAGCTTCTGGAGGCCCAGGAATTAGCCAACACCGGCAAGCAGAAATGTCAGGAGCTACAAG cgctgttggaggaggagaggaggagtaaCTCTCAGATGACTGAAGAGTCGACCAAACAGATCCAGTACCTGCAGa ctcAGCTCGGGAAGCTGCAGGCCGACATGGAGGCTttgagggagcagagggagagcaCCATCTGCAGCACCAGAGACGAGCTCTACTCCGCCCAGGAGGAG ATCCTCGTTCTGCGGCACGCCATGGAGGCAGCCACGGCGGAGCGGGAGCGGGAAATCTCCGCCCTGCAGGCTGACCTGGGCGGTGTGCGCGTTGAGCTGGACCACTGGAGGAACACTGCCGCCAAGTACGAGGAGGAGATCAGGCGACTTCAGGAGGCCTTcacacagcagcaaaaacagcagaacactGCCAACCAGCTGCAgg TGGAGTGTGGTACGTTGCAGcagcgctgtgtgtgtttgcagcaggaCTGTGACGGCctgagagatgagaggaaatcTCTCACAGACAAACTGCACCACCTGGAGGCTGAGCTgagcag cacCAGGGAACAGAGTCTGGTCCtcagcagcagtctggagtctctggagaagagggaggaggttCTGCAGGACAAACTGGGTTCTCTGGAGAACCAACACCTGCAGGACGCAGGCAGGCTGAAGAGCCAGCTGGACCAGGCCCAggcccgcacacacacactgcagacagag tatgaAGACACACAGTCTCAGCTGTTGGACCTCCGTCAGCGCTATGAGCgaacagagcaggagaagcTGAACATCCACCAGGAGCTGGAGCAGTGCAGGAGCAGCCTGAAGCTACTGCAGGACAAAACCAGCTcc AGCGGCTGGAGCCCCTGGATGCCGGTCATCGCAGTGATGGTCGCCGTGACGGCAGCCGTCCTCTACCCCAACCTCTCCAAGAGCAGCTCCACTTAg
- the slmapa gene encoding sarcolemma associated protein a isoform X4 → MPSALAVFTCRPNSHPFQERHVYLEEPVKIGRSVARCRPAQNNATFDCKVLSRNHALVWFDHKTGKFYLQDTKSSNGTFINSQRLSRGSEESPPCEVLSGDIIQFGVDVTENTRKVTHGCIVSTIKLFLPDGMEARRRSDVIQAPLPLPVDKVAANTPSMYSQELFQLSQYLQEALHREQMLEQKLATLQRLLSTTQEASESSWQALIDEDRLLSRLEVMGSQLQAYSKSQTEEGIRKELLALQEDKHNYETTAKESLRRVLQEKIEVVRKLSEVERSLSNTEDECTHLKEMSERSQEELRELANKYNAAVNEMKELTDKIKAAEGRQEELTQRGATEKRELELRIEEMEEKEQVLQARIEALQADNDFSNERLAALQVRLEQLQEKSIKENNSLDVDIDSHGPVEEPVEDKQSQQTPESHEEDEDEDDTDTDDGAVGEDEDIDAVKQLKETVSSSIHKLANFDEVLDAHLQNNQTGEDDILASPDRLKGNQMDAKESDMSDTLSPSKDRSSDDTSDGNMDDQELNEPQNRVALLKAELHRVGLEPGDTEQVIHHLHRELLEAQELANTGKQKCQELQALLEEERRSNSQMTEESTKQIQYLQTQLGKLQADMEALREQRESTICSTRDELYSAQEEILVLRHAMEAATAEREREISALQADLGGVRVELDHWRNTAAKYEEEIRRLQEAFTQQQKQQNTANQLQVECGTLQQRCVCLQQDCDGLRDERKSLTDKLHHLEAELSSTREQSLVLSSSLESLEKREEVLQDKLGSLENQHLQDAGRLKSQLDQAQARTHTLQTEYEDTQSQLLDLRQRYERTEQEKLNIHQELEQCRSSLKLLQDKTSSSGWSPWMPVIAVMVAVTAAVLYPNLSKSSST, encoded by the exons ttCTACCTGCAGGACACGAAAAGCAGCAACGGGACATTCATCAACAGCCAGAGGTTGAGTCGTGGCTCAGAAGAGAGTCCACCCTGCGAGGTCCTCTCTGGAGACATCATTCAGTTTGGTGTCGACGTCACTGAGAACACACGCAAAG TCACCCATGGCTGCATTGTGTCAACAATCAAGCTCTTCTTACCCGATGGGATGGAGGCACGCCGTCGAAGCGA TGTCATCCAAGCTCCGTTACCACTACCTGTagacaag GTTGCAGCCAACACTCCCAGTATGTATTCTCAGGAACTGTTCCAGCTCTCCCAGTATCTGCAg gaGGCCTTACACAGAGAGCAGATGTTGGAGCAGAAGCTCGCCACTTTGCAGCGTCTGTTATCCACAACTCAGGAGGCCTCAGAGAGCAGCTGGCAG GCACTGATTGATGAGGACCGTCTGCTCTCCAGACTGGAAGTGATGGGCAGTCAGCTACAGGCTTACTCTAAg TCCCAGACGGAGGAGGGGATCCGTAAGGAGCTCTTGGCTCTtcaggaagacaaacacaactACGAGACGACAGCGAAGGAGTCTCTGAGGAGagtcctgcaggagaaaatcGAAGTGGTCAGGAAGCTGTCAGAGGTTGAG CGTTCACTCAGTAACACGGAGGATGAGTGCACCCACCTGAAGGAAATGTCTGAGAGGagccaggaggagctgagggagctCGCTAACAAGTACAACGCCGCCGTCAATGAGATGAAAGAGCTCACAGACAAAATCAAG gCGGCTGAGGGACGGCAGGAGGAGCTGACCCAGCGGGGAGCGACGGAGAAGAGGGAGTTGGAGCTGCGGAttgaggagatggaggagaaggagcaggttCTCCAGGCTCGCATCGAGGCTCTGCAGGCCGATAACGACTTCAGCAATGAGAGGCTCGCTGCTCTGCAgg tgCGGTTAGAACAGCTACAAGAGAAAAGCATAAAAGAGAACAACAGCCTGG ATGTCGACATTGACTCCCACGGACCCGTAGAGGAGCCTGTGGAGGACAAACAGAGCCAGCAGACACCTGAGAGCCAcgaggaagacgaggatgaGGACGATACAGACACTGATGATGGTGCTGTCGGTGAAGATGAAGATATTGATG CGGTCAAACAGCTGAAGGAGACTGTTAGTTCTTCAATCCACAAACTGGCCAACTTTGATG aagTGTTGGACGCACACCTACAGAACAACCAGACAGGAGAGGACGACATCCTGGCCAGCCCCGATCGACTCAAag ggaATCAGATGGATGCCAAAGAGTCAGACATGTCAGACACTCTGAGTCCGAGCAAAGATCGCAGTAGTGACGACACGTCAG acgGCAACATGGACGACCAGGAACTGAACGAACCACAGAACAGAGTAGCTCTGCTCAAAG ctgagTTGCATCGGGTTGGTCTAGAGCCTGGAGACACGGAGCAGGTCATCCACCATCTCCACAGAGAGCTTCTGGAGGCCCAGGAATTAGCCAACACCGGCAAGCAGAAATGTCAGGAGCTACAAG cgctgttggaggaggagaggaggagtaaCTCTCAGATGACTGAAGAGTCGACCAAACAGATCCAGTACCTGCAGa ctcAGCTCGGGAAGCTGCAGGCCGACATGGAGGCTttgagggagcagagggagagcaCCATCTGCAGCACCAGAGACGAGCTCTACTCCGCCCAGGAGGAG ATCCTCGTTCTGCGGCACGCCATGGAGGCAGCCACGGCGGAGCGGGAGCGGGAAATCTCCGCCCTGCAGGCTGACCTGGGCGGTGTGCGCGTTGAGCTGGACCACTGGAGGAACACTGCCGCCAAGTACGAGGAGGAGATCAGGCGACTTCAGGAGGCCTTcacacagcagcaaaaacagcagaacactGCCAACCAGCTGCAgg TGGAGTGTGGTACGTTGCAGcagcgctgtgtgtgtttgcagcaggaCTGTGACGGCctgagagatgagaggaaatcTCTCACAGACAAACTGCACCACCTGGAGGCTGAGCTgagcag cacCAGGGAACAGAGTCTGGTCCtcagcagcagtctggagtctctggagaagagggaggaggttCTGCAGGACAAACTGGGTTCTCTGGAGAACCAACACCTGCAGGACGCAGGCAGGCTGAAGAGCCAGCTGGACCAGGCCCAggcccgcacacacacactgcagacagag tatgaAGACACACAGTCTCAGCTGTTGGACCTCCGTCAGCGCTATGAGCgaacagagcaggagaagcTGAACATCCACCAGGAGCTGGAGCAGTGCAGGAGCAGCCTGAAGCTACTGCAGGACAAAACCAGCTcc AGCGGCTGGAGCCCCTGGATGCCGGTCATCGCAGTGATGGTCGCCGTGACGGCAGCCGTCCTCTACCCCAACCTCTCCAAGAGCAGCTCCACTTAg
- the slmapa gene encoding sarcolemma associated protein a isoform X2 translates to MPSALAVFTCRPNSHPFQERHVYLEEPVKIGRSVARCRPAQNNATFDCKVLSRNHALVWFDHKTGKFYLQDTKSSNGTFINSQRLSRGSEESPPCEVLSGDIIQFGVDVTENTRKVTHGCIVSTIKLFLPDGMEARRRSDVIQAPLPLPVDKVAANTPSMYSQELFQLSQYLQEALHREQMLEQKLATLQRLLSTTQEASESSWQALIDEDRLLSRLEVMGSQLQAYSKSQTEEGIRKELLALQEDKHNYETTAKESLRRVLQEKIEVVRKLSEVERSLSNTEDECTHLKEMSERSQEELRELANKYNAAVNEMKELTDKIKAAEGRQEELTQRGATEKRELELRIEEMEEKEQVLQARIEALQADNDFSNERLAALQVRLEQLQEKSIKENNSLDVDIDSHGPVEEPVEDKQSQQTPESHEEDEDEDDTDTDDGAVGEDEDIDDNCHVNNSGGDSTRIQQLIECPPVKQLKETVSSSIHKLANFDEVLDAHLQNNQTGEDDILASPDRLKGNQMDAKESDMSDTLSPSKDRSSDDTSDGNMDDQELNEPQNRVALLKAELHRVGLEPGDTEQVIHHLHRELLEAQELANTGKQKCQELQALLEEERRSNSQMTEESTKQIQYLQTQLGKLQADMEALREQRESTICSTRDELYSAQEEILVLRHAMEAATAEREREISALQADLGGVRVELDHWRNTAAKYEEEIRRLQEAFTQQQKQQNTANQLQVECGTLQQRCVCLQQDCDGLRDERKSLTDKLHHLEAELSSTREQSLVLSSSLESLEKREEVLQDKLGSLENQHLQDAGRLKSQLDQAQARTHTLQTEYEDTQSQLLDLRQRYERTEQEKLNIHQELEQCRSSLKLLQDKTSSPSILQPVQAIFMGLVLALLYWCFGQLW, encoded by the exons ttCTACCTGCAGGACACGAAAAGCAGCAACGGGACATTCATCAACAGCCAGAGGTTGAGTCGTGGCTCAGAAGAGAGTCCACCCTGCGAGGTCCTCTCTGGAGACATCATTCAGTTTGGTGTCGACGTCACTGAGAACACACGCAAAG TCACCCATGGCTGCATTGTGTCAACAATCAAGCTCTTCTTACCCGATGGGATGGAGGCACGCCGTCGAAGCGA TGTCATCCAAGCTCCGTTACCACTACCTGTagacaag GTTGCAGCCAACACTCCCAGTATGTATTCTCAGGAACTGTTCCAGCTCTCCCAGTATCTGCAg gaGGCCTTACACAGAGAGCAGATGTTGGAGCAGAAGCTCGCCACTTTGCAGCGTCTGTTATCCACAACTCAGGAGGCCTCAGAGAGCAGCTGGCAG GCACTGATTGATGAGGACCGTCTGCTCTCCAGACTGGAAGTGATGGGCAGTCAGCTACAGGCTTACTCTAAg TCCCAGACGGAGGAGGGGATCCGTAAGGAGCTCTTGGCTCTtcaggaagacaaacacaactACGAGACGACAGCGAAGGAGTCTCTGAGGAGagtcctgcaggagaaaatcGAAGTGGTCAGGAAGCTGTCAGAGGTTGAG CGTTCACTCAGTAACACGGAGGATGAGTGCACCCACCTGAAGGAAATGTCTGAGAGGagccaggaggagctgagggagctCGCTAACAAGTACAACGCCGCCGTCAATGAGATGAAAGAGCTCACAGACAAAATCAAG gCGGCTGAGGGACGGCAGGAGGAGCTGACCCAGCGGGGAGCGACGGAGAAGAGGGAGTTGGAGCTGCGGAttgaggagatggaggagaaggagcaggttCTCCAGGCTCGCATCGAGGCTCTGCAGGCCGATAACGACTTCAGCAATGAGAGGCTCGCTGCTCTGCAgg tgCGGTTAGAACAGCTACAAGAGAAAAGCATAAAAGAGAACAACAGCCTGG ATGTCGACATTGACTCCCACGGACCCGTAGAGGAGCCTGTGGAGGACAAACAGAGCCAGCAGACACCTGAGAGCCAcgaggaagacgaggatgaGGACGATACAGACACTGATGATGGTGCTGTCGGTGAAGATGAAGATATTGATG ACAACTGTCATGTTAACAACAGCGGAGGAGACTCGACTAGAATCCAACAGTTGATTGAGTGTCCGC CGGTCAAACAGCTGAAGGAGACTGTTAGTTCTTCAATCCACAAACTGGCCAACTTTGATG aagTGTTGGACGCACACCTACAGAACAACCAGACAGGAGAGGACGACATCCTGGCCAGCCCCGATCGACTCAAag ggaATCAGATGGATGCCAAAGAGTCAGACATGTCAGACACTCTGAGTCCGAGCAAAGATCGCAGTAGTGACGACACGTCAG acgGCAACATGGACGACCAGGAACTGAACGAACCACAGAACAGAGTAGCTCTGCTCAAAG ctgagTTGCATCGGGTTGGTCTAGAGCCTGGAGACACGGAGCAGGTCATCCACCATCTCCACAGAGAGCTTCTGGAGGCCCAGGAATTAGCCAACACCGGCAAGCAGAAATGTCAGGAGCTACAAG cgctgttggaggaggagaggaggagtaaCTCTCAGATGACTGAAGAGTCGACCAAACAGATCCAGTACCTGCAGa ctcAGCTCGGGAAGCTGCAGGCCGACATGGAGGCTttgagggagcagagggagagcaCCATCTGCAGCACCAGAGACGAGCTCTACTCCGCCCAGGAGGAG ATCCTCGTTCTGCGGCACGCCATGGAGGCAGCCACGGCGGAGCGGGAGCGGGAAATCTCCGCCCTGCAGGCTGACCTGGGCGGTGTGCGCGTTGAGCTGGACCACTGGAGGAACACTGCCGCCAAGTACGAGGAGGAGATCAGGCGACTTCAGGAGGCCTTcacacagcagcaaaaacagcagaacactGCCAACCAGCTGCAgg TGGAGTGTGGTACGTTGCAGcagcgctgtgtgtgtttgcagcaggaCTGTGACGGCctgagagatgagaggaaatcTCTCACAGACAAACTGCACCACCTGGAGGCTGAGCTgagcag cacCAGGGAACAGAGTCTGGTCCtcagcagcagtctggagtctctggagaagagggaggaggttCTGCAGGACAAACTGGGTTCTCTGGAGAACCAACACCTGCAGGACGCAGGCAGGCTGAAGAGCCAGCTGGACCAGGCCCAggcccgcacacacacactgcagacagag tatgaAGACACACAGTCTCAGCTGTTGGACCTCCGTCAGCGCTATGAGCgaacagagcaggagaagcTGAACATCCACCAGGAGCTGGAGCAGTGCAGGAGCAGCCTGAAGCTACTGCAGGACAAAACCAGCTcc CCATCCATATTGCAGCCTGTCCAAGCCATATTCATGGGCCTTGTCCTGGCTCTGCTCTACTGGTGTTTCGGCCAGTTGTGGTAG